One genomic segment of Bacteroidota bacterium includes these proteins:
- a CDS encoding polyprenyl synthetase family protein, translated as MKSSVPLLDTVMSYIVKRKGKQLRPLFVFATASLHGGITEATYRGASLVELLHTATLVHDDVVDDSDERRGMFSINAIWKNKIAVLVGDYLLAKGLLLSVDNNDFGLLKIVSNAVREMSEGELLQIEKARRMDITEAIYYDIIRKKTASLIASCCAVGAASAGASDEDIQRMLSFGEKIGIAFQIKDDILDFSDDDIGKPRGIDIKERKMTLPLIYTLNNCTSSEKQEIINTVKKHNTSARHVRKVFDYVKHYKGIEYASTKMEQLIDEAMQLMEPYKNHASYGHINILVELVIKRDR; from the coding sequence ATGAAAAGCAGTGTACCGCTGCTCGACACGGTGATGAGTTATATTGTGAAACGGAAAGGCAAACAGTTGCGTCCTTTATTTGTATTTGCTACCGCAAGTTTACATGGCGGTATTACTGAGGCAACTTATCGTGGTGCGTCCTTGGTCGAATTATTACACACAGCAACTCTTGTTCACGATGATGTGGTGGATGATTCGGATGAACGCAGAGGCATGTTTAGTATCAATGCCATTTGGAAAAATAAAATTGCGGTGCTGGTGGGCGATTATTTATTGGCCAAGGGATTGTTGCTCTCGGTAGATAATAATGATTTTGGCTTGCTTAAAATAGTGAGCAATGCCGTGCGAGAAATGAGCGAGGGTGAACTTTTGCAAATAGAAAAAGCCCGCAGAATGGATATTACCGAAGCGATATATTATGATATCATTCGAAAAAAAACCGCTTCATTGATAGCTTCCTGTTGTGCAGTGGGTGCAGCCTCGGCAGGGGCAAGTGATGAAGATATACAACGCATGCTTTCGTTCGGAGAAAAAATAGGGATCGCCTTTCAAATAAAAGATGATATATTAGATTTTAGCGATGATGATATTGGCAAACCAAGAGGTATTGATATTAAAGAACGCAAAATGACTTTGCCACTTATATATACTTTGAACAATTGCACCTCAAGTGAAAAACAAGAAATCATCAATACCGTAAAGAAACATAATACAAGTGCTAGACATGTGAGAAAAGTATTTGATTATGTGAAGCATTATAAGGGTATTGAATATGCCTCTACAAAAATGGAACAATTGATAGATGAGGCCATGCAATTAATGGAGCCGTATAAAAACCATGCAAGCTATGGGCATATAAATATATTGGTTGAGTTGGTGATTAAGAGGGATAGGTAA